Within Topomyia yanbarensis strain Yona2022 chromosome 2, ASM3024719v1, whole genome shotgun sequence, the genomic segment tcgtatagaaaggttatgcaatcactctaaaaatcgtcaatcataccggcccggacgGAGTATGCATTGAggagttgctactttaaaattaaaactagtttaaaatttcttaacaattcgaaaattttcggcaagacctggacctcccggatctttctccatgatccgccgctggtttcaagcgatgtttcaatatcacatagtatctcaagatcgtagctgtcgatccattgtatgtatgtgcaaatcgtactatacatgtaatattcatttccaccattgtattaaacataaccagccatggaatcgtagtctggacaaatgagacaagcacaattgcaccactaggtggattaaaacaggtaatatgattaatgacgaggataacactttccgaatgtagagagaaatttatgaaaaatgacgatttccattcgattctagcaggtcctgatcgattttgatgagcatttgatttttattgtatgaccaattatatgtataggtcaaatgaaatttcaggtcaagatagcatcattttgaaaccgccaatttcggagggttagtatcttcgatgagttttacaaacgttaaacaacgttgacggtatatcgtccaagaagtatttatggtgaattttctcaggttaatattcatgactacaataaactctcaacaaattcgctaaaggcacgaactctgttactattttgtgaaaaaataattcagcataattttaaaacttcaaaaattacggtttcggaattatgccgtttggacagtaagacttcttcgaatgctgaatatctaatataacacattgaaaccccgattttatcagccaaatatgaatatatgtttgatgggctctatcagacgaacaagactgaattcgagtaaatcctttcttgagcatgttttccttgtcatgaagatatgcgaaatatgcgaaaataaaaagctcatcataatcagaaatagttatcagactacatcaagggacgagaagaatattttaacagcttcagtttattataaagaaaaaaaattgcccgatttagtcaatgtccccattttgtcagccaaaaatacaccatgaggctgataaaaatgggtctttattgtatgtattattcactgtgtttcacattaataggtacatttcatttttggggatttttttattgcatcgaactacaacaatttttagctagttttcaaggggttattttttagacttcttccaaaatttggcgatcctattccaattcgtataccagttaattggtatacttaagggtttatatgttgcagatagagaaaatactgaaattttcagcttttttcctacataatattacgaaagcttattaaacaatttttcctaataagtttgtgaaaattataaactatttcaaattttttaatagttttattttttatttaaccgtgattttttaataaatagtgatcatcgcttcacaacgtagtctatttttcatggcttgcggtgagcacgatctctcgaattgctgaactgaaaattatggaatagaaattaatttttagtattctttacagacccgctggtgccctaagacgatttcgctagattttcagagcactgtgcacccagtgcattaacgcaagtgacggaaggttatcgaaaagtttcgtgaaaatgaaaattccagtaatgatgatgatttttccgaacggttcgttttcgtgaggtttttatttgttctttggcattaggattagcgataataattcaaatcaaggatactactgggaagtcatctttagaaaaagtcgatgtcgaagtaaaatttgaaactacgcatgcatgcacttcagagatagcgtgatatcaggagctgcgatttcattaaaattttcttagttctcagtcgcgttggaaatttgagtaaagtataaacttcgaaacgattcaaaaaaaaattcgattttttggctcagtacaatttataacccctttaggaaaattcagttttcccaccacaatatagatattttattaacagagcattaacaataattcgttggtatgtctattttatgagccattttttcgctttcccattgatttggtttgagatttctagcactgatgttgtcctatgctgatttgagcgattctctgagtacTGCCAATaccccatgtagtatgtgttatcaaaaacatctcGAAGCATctagttctaaatgttctcaaatgatataatatccgaagagagtgataagagttataagaaatgtctcatcacactgttaggtgaattaaaaacgtttttgatACGTAAATTCGAAAACAGTAATTTTatttatacatatatatatatatatatatatatatatatatatatatatatatatatatatatatatatatatatatatatatatatatatatatatatatatatatatatatatatatatatatatatatatatatatatatatatatatatatatatatatatatatatatatatatatatatatatatatatatatatatatatatatatatatatatatatataagataACACCTTCGGTTCTTCCGAGGTCTTTTTAAAAATGCTGCTCACAACTGACTGACTTTATTGTTCATGAATTGATTGCTTGAAACCTATTAAAATAACCCTAAACTCCTAACGTAGCACTTCCCAAAGGGCGCGTTGTTGCtaacgtcgtcgtcgtcgtctcaTGAGTCGGCAGGCTGGTTGTCGTCATCCATGGCCTCGATAAATCTGCTAGCAATTAAGTTTTGTTCCGTGGTTCGCGTGGCTGGATAATTTGGATTTCGTCGTTAACTGCTTTCCCCTCAAGATTGGAGCGTCTCAATGCAATTTCGTTGAGATTAATTTTCTTCGGATTGTTTGGTTGTTGCTGTTCCAGGTTGATGGTTACGTTGGTTTTGTTCTGAGATGCCTAAAATGATACAAATGGAAGATAACCCCAAACTAGCAGATGTTTGGAGGAAATGTCGGTATTTGATAAACTGCAGTTGCTCTCGGTTTTTGAAGTGCAACTTCTTCAATTCCTGTAGGTCCATTTCTATTTCGAAATTGTCTTGTTCGATTTTGACTCCATCTTTAGGTATCATTGTTGGCAATGCTTTCGTGGAGAATGTGTAGGTGCTAAAGTTTTTTGCGTCTAGAGAGATTGTGCAGTTAGAGAAGAAAATCAGTATTGTTCCGGAGAGCTTTCTGTTATTCTGCATACAATTAGATGACAGGGTGACTGACGTATTTTTGATAATAACGTAATTGTCGGTCAGTCGCATCATACTGGTCAAATTCCGGTATTTCGAAAAAGGACATTTTCCCGGTAAACCGCGTATGATTTTGGAAAAACATTGGTCATCAGAGATGTCTTGCAGTATGTTTTCGTTGGAAATTGTATCTTCTCCGATTTGTTGACAATCATCCGTAAGAAAATAGGTGAGATTTCTGTAAATAGCCGCTTGATGCCACGGTAGTTTAATGATTCGGCCATTGGTTGGAAGTGGTTCTAATAAGAGATTGCTGAACGAGTACGGTAAGACTTGCGGAAAGCCGATGATGAAATTGGTCCTTTAAAGATGGTTCGCACGTCGAGATAATCGTAGGCTTGGTCTGGGTGAAGAATGGTTATATTCTGCTCTTCTAATCTATCTAAATTACTTTCAATTCTGATTCTAAAAAGTTCTTTGATATTACATTAATTTTCGCAAGTTGTATTACTTCGAAGAatgaatcaaaatgtttttgtaTAAGTTCAATGTGgtatgagatcttgaatgcTTGTCTTATTGCCGTGAAGTTTTGATTCATAAAATTATTGATAATTAACGATTGCCAGCTGCTATTAGCTgttgtttaattattttttgctcGCAGTTGACAGAATCTATAATTTTATATAATACGTTTTTCTAGATGTTTGTTCAATGTTACTTGGATGTTGTTTTGTTCAACAAGATCTTGGTTACTTTCTCTCAGCTCTTTAATATCGCTATTGATTTCGATAAGGTCATTCTCATCTAGATTTCCTGATACTGCTTTGATAGCTGTTCCTAACAGATTAAATGCTCCTCTCTTGTGTCTGATTAATTTACTTGGCAATAGTTTCTTGTATGATTTTTTGCATCTACTAACTTTGATTTCAGTATTTACGTCAGGTCTGTGTAGTCAGTGAAAACTCTAAGTCCTGCGAGTAATAGTTCGCTGTTgtctaatggcgatttcgcttgaacctgaaactgagtcaggttctaaccccaaccgctgtcagttcatacattttgacagcagttggggttaggaactgactccagtggcgtagccagaaacttggtttggaaagggttttgacgaaaatcttagattttcaaaaatgttggtgggtctattgatgacatttaatctgtaggccgcgatcggctgggtactaccgtgttctgcagtaatagcgaaatgggatggtgtgagcgggcatgggcgctataatcctaccgtaggcagaactaaatacctgtcgaaggtgtcagttatgttgggtggcggactacgagacaggttaggtcaagttcaacgagtggcccaaaaacaccactttactaacaaaagcatgagctgaaaactcgcaacttcgtAACCGTACATTTGAGGAGCTTTGATAGACGgagcagaaggtgtggaaatgcggggatcgagcgacggcACAAGAGCTGGACAAAATGCGCCAACGCTTGATCAAGTGGCAGACGATCAGCGAATggatgtgtgtagtgtggatcaaaggccatttcttcgaatagagcattatcaatgtgtactgacctcacgaagccgagaaagatgcattttatgcgcagctggagcatgtTATGATAGCTGCCTATAGCGAAATGTTAAGctcgtcatcggtgacataGACATCCTGATACGCCGGGGGCATTGTATAAACCGGTTATCGCACAGCATAGTCTGTACACTTTATAAATAATTTGCAGAAATTCTCACGATTGATGagtatattatgacgaacacctaaatagcgaagcagtaaacgacaagagtattgcaaAAACCAGCTTGGAGACGCGTGCAGTCGATGACAGATTCCGCatctacctaagattcatgaaaaaacgccatccagtatatttttcaggaaatcaattttcaaatcttgcatggtgcgggtAAAAGCATGCTTTCGCCACCTTGCTTTTCGCAATTCAActggtaatttttttattttcatttgaagtcgtttgcactgaaagatgGGACTTTTCgtagtgaacttaaaaatacgaaaaagttaaatttgaccaaagtggcgttgaagtcacttttacatactaggatagtaaacgtcatctacaaggtgttctcccaaattctttgttgccgcctataaccgttagtaagggaattcgtaatgcaatatggcctataatgcacaaatacgggttgcattcatatcttcaaccaagctatttgcaataatattctttaaaactttgctgaagacactatgtctcgaactaaatttgattggtattagtaatgcatccaactggaaaaattCATCAATAAAATTATGCTGCTAATTACTAAACTTTCAAAAGCTGAGGGTTTCCAAaatcttggcgccattcaattcgatacccaaatgtacatcataaatagcgaaaaacgtgaaaatgTTTTATTGCCAATTTTAGCTAGCGGCACTTTATataaatgcacataaaaaccgattctgacctgtcagagacaagcgtaaaacgccatttttcatcagtttccatgtaggcgttttcattgagctattttgcttgatatttacatgatttatcaactataggatcctcactaaaatattagttacaagatcccattctcacaatttacaaaaaatccccataacgtttaaaacattaggttctcaatgtaatgaacagataataaacttcaaaattattttttgaatttttaatctagtcagcatcaaacttttttttcttcaattcaatactttggtttggagggggttttaacccccaaaacccccccttggctacgccactgactgactcagtttcgcctcaaacaaaaaccacataatagtGGTTTGTACTTGTCAAGGTCGATGACGTGGTAAACACGATGTCGTCCTGTTTTTATGAGTGTATTGCCTGTCTGTAGAGTCAATAGTCCGGGATTTCTCGTGAGGTCGTAAAGTTGTATGTTTTGTGAAGTCGTTGTCACAATAGTCAGGGTGATTAGGGTCATCAGGTGAGTCCACATTCTGTAATTTATTAAGAGAAAAGAATTTTGTGTGAACTCAAATGCGCCGAATATTTTCTTTATGTAGCTCTCGGCCAGAGTGGTCCTTAAAGGTTTTTCCTTATCTTGGACTACTGTGACTGGGAGAAATCGTTCCCGTCCCTTATTTCTCACACTGCAGAGCCGATAACCTTCTCAAGGTACAATCCTGGTAAACTTTCCATTTGCatcaaataatgaaaacaagATGTCATGGATAGGTTACATCATATGGCAGCGGCCTTTAAACCAAGCTATTTTTTATAtactattttctatttgattatattgttttgtttgcattacatttctaatttagtatattgggtgttcagccacaagtggtgacttttcattcctattgtttacatgattcagttaattattattaagttataatatgctttcgcagttaagtatttttttcagtaggatgttttaaacctgcttgtcttctgaataaggagctaaacaaatcttataaactaacttataaactataaagagaagatgaagattgcaacgatttttgtcgaaagttgcttataatactgttcgtcatcatttctaatgtttgcaagtctgtgcaactcatttgtgctaaaccagcgaggacgcttcaaaatcattttcagaattttagtcTGAattctttgaagcgttttcttcctagcagcacaacaacttgcccagattggaactgcatatagcattgccggtctaaatatttgttcataaattaatagtttattctttaggcagagcctagaattgctatttataaaagggtataaacattttatatatttgttgcattttgtttggattccttcaatgtgatccttaaaagtgaatTCTTTATCGTAAAACAaaccaagtatttaacttgatctgtccacgttaaattcaaaccattaaatttaataatatggttattatttggtttaagagaagaagctcttggcttatgcggaaacacaatcaattgtgtgttttgccgcattagtggaattttttcatttttacatttcttacaaaagaaatgtataggattcgctcaaactttgaaaattttctccgaggcccggagggccgagtctcatataccaatcgactcagctcgacaaattgagacaatgtctgtgtgtgtgtgtgtgtgtgtgtgtgtgtgtgtgtgtgtgtgtgtgtgtgtgtgtgtgtgtgtgtgtgtgtgtgtgtgtgtgtgtgtgtgtgtgtatgtatgtatgtatgtatgtacaaaatgtcatgtaattatctcagcaatggctgaaccgaccttaatgaaactagtttcaaatgaaaggcctaacatgcccatttgacactattatttttgatttttgatatgttgtttacattctgagatatgggcgattttgtcaaaacacagcagtttttttgcgaataacttttaaacaatacaatattgtcccacaaactgcacataagtgaaaagcttgtaaaaatacctttctaacaagatatagattgtctaaatccgtgcacgagcggcggagatattgaacattttgtatttttagtcttcgcttaccaatttccactaactaaaaatgagattgtttcatacagagtatagacctttctcgtcataAAATTTTATACGCTagaatgcttccttttttatccccgatgcgttactgcatattgccgcgatgatttggtacctctaactattgaaaaaatcaaaaattgcgcgagctgctcatttaaccccatattctgaatacctatcttgccttgtttccccgtatttttacaccatttggatgaatttcctgtggggaatactaaaacgattccagatctgcatatatattactaaatctgcagattttgcagttTCGCTGCAGATTTTTGCAGATTacgaatatttagcagaacaaagcctaagTCAGCTAATTTTACCCAGCCTTCAACGTTTCTGATCATTGAAAATATCAAgacactacatttctatgtcaaatttattgaagatttttgcggaaatctgcagacttttatatttttactgcaagctattgtttaaatagacctggcatcactgatgctaaaataattcattcatatacctgtcaaaaacatagaacaCTGCACGAAAGTGTATAACCTAACTattctgacagttcagagagtttgtttacatggacttgcaaaacttttgattccacactttcgatgctctttgaagaaAATCAACTCAAGAAGGATAAGGATTGGTACATTGGGAACCTGGTTCATACACTGACCAATCGACGCTGGATGGAAACTCcgttggcatatgctgaatcacaAGATCCAGCTTTGGTTTATAAAACGATTGATTTCTGGATgaaggataaggatttgtacacagttgtttgttcgatcatgggatAAGTCCCAACAATATGACCCGATTGATAACTCATTTTTTagatgaagtttacctgaactttataggtaacaagttcaacaatttattattcgtgttcaagttacaTTAAAGCAAAAGTTTcaccgattatcgcattgtcgttgatgtaGCGGGCaagtgcaaaacagtgctcagtactgacgataaggagtttgAAGGATTGATAAGAATGGAGAGGATTGTACATTCCGGAAGAATTTTGGGAAGgtgaaattatttgttatattcCATCCCGAGTTGacatcattttggcaccgcaataaagctatctgcaattgttgtcttgttcaaattggcagggaataattaggcagcgaatgataaactgCATAGTCAAAACGTTTGTTGCTTAGCTAGAGTAgatttttattcactttttcggaaggataagtcatTAATATGTTGTGGATATAcatgtcgccggtgccgtgtgttatggtggtgcCGCTCGGAAACTGTTAGTCATCAGACcctccttgtcgtactggtcatagatgcgatgATTTCCGCATCGGTGGTGGTTCTGGTCACGACCAGAACTTTGTAATAGTCTACCATTGAGAACTGATATTTGTAATAACTTAGCACACTCTACTTAGTGCCAGGATACGTGAAACCGCGGCTAGCTTTCGAAAGTTAATTCCTAGCTTCAATTTCGGTAAATAATGCAATGAAAATTATACTTCCTGGGATTTAATCTAACGAGAGCAGCTGTTagtttttgggtaattttgctatttcATCTTGTAGCATTGCTTGTAGCTCTCGGGAAGTCTTCTTCtcgacgtcgcacttattattGTGATCCAACTTGGTGCGAACggtgtggtttcgtcggaattgctcACTCGACAAGCTGtaggtgcaaggactctgctactaatGCCTGAGCgactcgttgaaaccttcgcacAGGGTCAAATCGGCCTGTTCTTGTGCACAGGACCGGAACTGCGTGATCTTCCACGAGCATCGTCctgccggagcgtattgctgaaccaaaGCAGTCTGTGCTTCTGTGGCTgcctccttcgaatcggaaccgCTGAATATTCTGGTTAGGGGAATGTCCgacggcaaaccgattgcagcaacaccacctggCGTACCTGATATTTTtgactttaatccaagtccctggctGGTGGCTGCGCCATTGACGTAGCAACAGCCGAGCGCGTCGCAGGCtagaccatcggttgactcggttcCGGACGGGATGAAACAGCTGCAACTGGAGCGGACCTAGAATGGGTTGTAATGGTCATCAATTACCAAAGATGGTCAAAATGTGTTGTGACTAACGTTGTGATTTAGCAAAAAAGCAAACCAAATGAAGTTGATTGCAACAATTaaactaaattctacccaaaaaaTTGAAGAGGGTCTAACTGCCAAACGTAAACATTGAGAAAGTTTTGGTCAAATTcattatatttaaaaatttgatagttttatttcgtatgattgcgcatattgtttctACTTGGACACCAAACGCAAGCAAATTCTTTTAAGGCCTGATATTACACCAAAAGGTagaaaaaataagttaaatccTGAAACGTGACTTGCgtatagatgttttctttttcttttttctgttcattctaTAGTTCGTCTCACATAGCCTCTCTTTCTGCTTCATATAGTTTAAATagactggctgcatttgacgttcgatttttttgctatttgcaTGTCTCGTCTCAGGTTAAATCTAATTTGATGACCAGACTTTAATAGGGATTTTTCAcgaaaccgcatttttcaaattggcagacgcgataactcaaaaacttatCAGCTGATTGACTTCATATTTTAATGAGAGTGCATATGTGTAGCCAGTCGATGAGCCACGGAAAACTGAATTAAGAAAATTCTCcacattattttgaagaaaagtaagcgaatttaacattaaaatataagctttttcagtttttttgatgccattttccgaaattaaaacttttttctattttcttttttggttcatcgaagaactacaagtctaagctttataaatcttactaaattttctgtttcagacaatttcatcaagagttatcatggaCATCTGCTCTTGGAACAAGATCTCCCATGAACATTGACAGGTTTGTAActatgtacaaaatttcgtgcatgcGTTCAACcttaaacatgcttcgtctcgaagtacaggttcgcctcgaacccaagcgaacggtgtaaaaactctagttcaagcatccgtgtacgtacaccgggtgcgtacacgagaaccattcgcacaaggcaaaaagaatcCACGCTAGTTTTGATAAGAGTGAGAATGAGAAATGGTGAGGCTGTACAGGCAAACATGTGCATATGTTTTTGTATCAAATACCCTGTTCGGGTAGCACAGGAGCACAGAACTAGGGGCAGACGACgttaggaatgtataacaaattcgcatcaaattagaaaaaatacttttaatttccatttttgcatcaactatcAACTTGCATTTTGGAGcaagcctttttcaaatgtttggctagaaatggcTCACTTCAACGAATTATGTACAACAAAAGTCGAAATgccaaatttaacggaacattgTATGATGATGACAAATTACAACTGAGCGAGCTAGTTTACAAGGTGTTAATATTTAGCATCGAAccgaaccaagtttctcatactatgatcgaatcaacaaaacatttcaataccatgtaaacaaactctctgaactgtcaaataggtgaggttaaacattttcatgcaatgctctacaGCGAGAAGttcactttattttttttacattgccAATGAATTTTGTGCCgcaactcaccacttcatttgccgcgttgccaagaACTCAAGAAATAATATACAtaccagtgctgcccaaacacactttttgagtctcaccattcttgcaaaggtgaaaaaaatattcaacattcttgcatttttccaactttaaaaaatcgttaaaaaaacACGATAGCTCCAAAAAGTCTGATTTtaacggaaatattcttaaaaatgtgtaatctttcgattaaaaataagaaaaaagggggttaggtcggacgagaaaggtctattgctttactggtgttttagtggcaaaactaaaccgattttgaatatcggggtatgaaaacacatctacgtgattcaaggaattcgatgttgagaacattttgtgaattagctttataataaatgaactatttctcaaaaatcaatatataagttcacttcaaagacaaaataatgtgttgataaagaaacagtgagttctagtatttattccttggattaggcattgcgttcaatcatgaggtaaatgttggatagtatatcaatacacagatcaacaagtagttcacctagtagtgacataaaagatttctcatataattatactcgtggcgttgCCGAAAACATACAattgtttgaagcccaaaaatctagcgaaaatttagctcttttgcaagatttaagttatactggttatggcgcaaaaattactacttacattttttataataagaatgtaagaatcaatatttcttaataatatacctataaaaataatgtcactgcattaaccatcatttgccattcctcacacgcccccccatctct encodes:
- the LOC131680297 gene encoding coiled-coil-helix-coiled-coil-helix domain-containing protein 2-like — protein: MRRQLGRVTLACVSVRSSCSCFIPSGTESTDGLACDALGCCYVNGAATSQGLGLKSKISGTPGGVAAIGLPSDIPLTRIFSGSDSKEAATEAQTALVQQYAPAGRCSWKITQFRSCAQEQADLTLCEGFNESLRH